The following proteins are co-located in the Dyadobacter chenwenxiniae genome:
- a CDS encoding alpha-L-fucosidase, with translation MKLSSYRFLPGLCLAVIAFSHPAKLFAQSAYQPSWSSLEKHNEVPDWMRDAKFGIYCHWGVYAVPAYNNEHYIQHMHNDSPDYSKLGTYKRHLALYGPLEKFDYHDFIPMFKGEHFNADEWADLFVKGGARFAGPVAEHHDGFAMWDSDLTPFNAKDMGPKRDVVGELEKSIRKRGMKFFTSLHHELNYTNVKMKPGWAGSDPKYAKLYGSTMNKQEWEQMWMEKCKELIDKYHPDVIYHDAWLEQVPEKNLQTYLAHYFNEADKRKQDVIVTYKGEDIPLGVGMEDHENSNPKNIIDKPWLCDYSIGTGLSYSWGYTEGMEIRQAKEIIHTLIEVVSKNGQMLLNLSPKADGTFPDDQKDVVYKVGRWMWSFGEAIYDTRPFSVFGETTPAGQRVYYTKKGKILYAIFLDWPGENAINLKKLTSERLAGKVTNVNLLGLKNLVKCQNTLSAGGLTITVPAKTRVPSDIAYVFKIETE, from the coding sequence ATGAAATTATCCTCCTATCGTTTTTTACCTGGTTTATGCCTGGCGGTAATCGCTTTTAGTCACCCTGCCAAACTCTTTGCCCAGTCAGCTTACCAGCCCAGCTGGTCGTCGCTGGAAAAGCATAATGAGGTGCCCGATTGGATGCGGGATGCGAAATTTGGGATTTATTGCCATTGGGGCGTATATGCCGTACCTGCTTATAACAATGAGCATTACATTCAGCACATGCACAATGACAGCCCGGATTACTCCAAACTGGGGACTTACAAGCGCCACCTTGCGCTGTACGGGCCTTTGGAAAAGTTCGATTATCACGACTTTATTCCAATGTTCAAAGGCGAGCATTTCAATGCAGATGAATGGGCGGATCTGTTCGTGAAAGGCGGCGCGCGATTTGCGGGGCCGGTTGCCGAGCATCATGATGGTTTTGCTATGTGGGACAGCGACTTAACGCCATTTAATGCAAAAGATATGGGCCCCAAAAGGGATGTTGTAGGCGAATTGGAAAAGTCGATCCGAAAGCGTGGAATGAAGTTCTTCACTTCGTTGCACCATGAACTGAACTACACCAATGTTAAAATGAAACCCGGCTGGGCTGGTTCGGATCCAAAATATGCGAAGCTTTACGGCTCGACCATGAATAAGCAAGAGTGGGAACAAATGTGGATGGAAAAGTGCAAAGAGCTGATCGACAAATATCATCCGGACGTTATTTACCACGACGCCTGGCTCGAACAAGTGCCCGAAAAGAACCTGCAAACTTACCTCGCCCATTATTTCAACGAGGCGGATAAGCGTAAGCAGGACGTGATTGTGACTTACAAAGGCGAAGACATTCCCCTGGGGGTTGGCATGGAAGATCATGAAAATTCGAATCCCAAGAACATTATCGACAAGCCCTGGCTATGCGACTATTCAATCGGGACCGGCCTTTCTTATTCCTGGGGCTACACGGAGGGCATGGAAATCCGGCAGGCAAAAGAGATCATTCATACATTAATTGAAGTGGTTAGCAAGAACGGACAAATGCTTTTGAACCTGTCGCCGAAGGCCGACGGCACTTTCCCGGACGATCAAAAGGATGTGGTTTACAAAGTGGGTCGCTGGATGTGGTCGTTTGGTGAGGCGATTTATGACACGCGTCCATTCAGCGTCTTTGGCGAGACCACGCCTGCGGGTCAAAGGGTTTATTATACGAAAAAAGGAAAAATACTTTACGCCATCTTCCTCGATTGGCCAGGCGAAAATGCTATTAACTTGAAGAAGTTGACATCCGAGCGTCTTGCCGGGAAGGTCACGAATGTTAATCTGCTCGGTTTAAAAAACCTGGTGAAATGTCAAAATACCTTGTCGGCAGGTGGCCTGACAATCACAGTTCCCGCAAAAACGAGGGTTCCCTCAGACATTGCTTACGTTTTTAAAATTGAGACGGAATGA
- a CDS encoding type II toxin-antitoxin system HigB family toxin: MVILSKRMINAFAELEPRSTDALLHWYKHCKAADWSSFSNLKQTFRSADFVGNDRYVFNIKGNDYRLIAKIHFDVRTVYILFIGTHAEYDKIDAAKILHKN; the protein is encoded by the coding sequence ATGGTTATTCTTTCCAAACGAATGATTAATGCGTTTGCAGAACTGGAACCGCGATCAACTGATGCACTTTTACATTGGTATAAGCATTGCAAAGCGGCTGACTGGTCCAGCTTTTCGAATTTAAAGCAGACATTCAGATCAGCCGATTTTGTTGGGAATGACCGATACGTTTTTAATATAAAAGGGAATGATTATAGGCTGATAGCAAAAATCCATTTCGATGTTCGTACGGTTTACATTTTGTTTATCGGAACGCATGCCGAGTATGATAAAATTGATGCTGCCAAGATTTTACACAAGAATTAG
- a CDS encoding helix-turn-helix domain-containing protein, with protein sequence MENDKIIFSNEAEYETAMKEILSLMNKGEGNLSKTEAWKLRKMAVAAEEFEDVHYPLPKPKTIPEMVELKRFQLKLTQAALAEMLGLGKPKLSQILNGKREPDVPFLKAVYQKLGVDPGFLLDNA encoded by the coding sequence ATGGAAAATGATAAGATAATTTTTTCAAATGAGGCGGAATATGAAACGGCGATGAAAGAAATTCTTTCTCTCATGAATAAAGGAGAAGGAAATCTGTCAAAGACCGAAGCCTGGAAACTCCGTAAAATGGCTGTCGCAGCCGAAGAGTTTGAGGACGTTCATTATCCCTTGCCGAAGCCCAAAACCATCCCCGAAATGGTTGAATTAAAGCGGTTTCAGCTTAAACTTACGCAGGCAGCGCTGGCTGAAATGCTGGGGCTTGGTAAGCCAAAGCTTTCGCAGATCCTGAATGGCAAGCGTGAGCCGGATGTTCCTTTTCTAAAAGCTGTTTACCAAAAATTAGGCGTTGATCCGGGCTTTTTGCTGGACAATGCTTAA
- a CDS encoding aceric acid hydrolase, whose amino-acid sequence MKHSKKLTIALFALSIAQMLHAQDNALVNTSQSSFAKLHGTDMNAVRWTQGFWADRFKVCRETMVPELWKTYTDPTISHSFRNFEIAAGLEQGNFKGPSFHDGDFYKTFEAVASMYAVTKDKKLDEMMDKAIAVMAKAQREDGYIYTKAIIEQKKSGEAQMFADRLSFEAYNFGHLMTAACVHYRATGKTSLLSVAKKAADFLIGFYNTATPEQSRNAICPSHYMGLSELYRTTHDQKYLTLVKHLISIKGATEGTDDNQDRIPFLKQTKVMGHAVRANYLYAGVADVYAETGDAALLKQLHAMWDDVTQHKMYVTGACGSLYDGVSPDGTSYKPDDVQKVHQAYGRDYQLPNYTAHNETCANIGNVLWNWRMLQITGDAKYADIVELALYNSVLSGINLKGDKFLYTNPLSHSDSLPFAQRWSKDRVPYISKSNCCPPNTVRTVSEVSQYAYSLSDAGVFFNLYGGNNLDTKIKAGSLKLTQTTDYPWDGKVNISLQEAPKEPFSMFLRIPGWCGDAKILVNGKAHNAKLVPGTYAEIKGSWKAGDKIEITLPMPVKLIESNPLVEETRNQIAVKRGPVVYCLESIDLPKGRSIFDVAISIQNNLKPTPLIIENSPVMSLQGDALLVDNSDWSKKLYREVSAETPKTIPVRLVPYYAWGNRGHNDMSVWLPLAR is encoded by the coding sequence ATGAAACACAGCAAAAAACTAACCATCGCACTTTTCGCATTGTCGATTGCGCAAATGCTTCATGCACAGGATAATGCGCTGGTAAACACTTCGCAAAGTTCCTTCGCTAAGCTGCATGGAACCGACATGAACGCGGTGCGATGGACCCAGGGATTCTGGGCCGATCGGTTTAAAGTATGCCGGGAAACCATGGTGCCGGAACTCTGGAAAACTTACACGGACCCCACCATCAGTCATTCATTCCGGAACTTCGAAATTGCTGCTGGCTTAGAACAAGGGAATTTTAAAGGCCCTTCGTTTCATGACGGTGATTTTTATAAAACATTTGAAGCCGTTGCCAGCATGTACGCCGTCACAAAGGACAAAAAACTGGACGAAATGATGGATAAGGCAATCGCTGTCATGGCAAAAGCCCAGCGTGAGGACGGTTATATTTATACCAAGGCGATTATCGAGCAAAAGAAGAGCGGTGAAGCGCAAATGTTTGCCGACCGTTTGAGTTTCGAAGCTTATAATTTCGGCCATTTAATGACCGCAGCTTGCGTGCATTACCGCGCAACGGGAAAGACATCTTTACTCAGTGTCGCTAAAAAAGCAGCCGATTTTTTAATCGGTTTTTACAACACTGCTACGCCTGAACAATCCAGGAATGCCATTTGCCCATCTCATTACATGGGTCTGTCCGAACTTTACCGCACCACCCACGATCAGAAATATCTGACATTGGTCAAGCATTTGATTTCTATCAAGGGAGCAACCGAAGGCACAGACGACAACCAGGACCGGATTCCTTTCTTAAAACAAACCAAAGTAATGGGCCATGCCGTTCGCGCTAATTACCTGTACGCGGGCGTCGCCGATGTGTATGCGGAAACCGGGGACGCTGCACTTTTGAAACAGCTCCATGCCATGTGGGACGACGTTACGCAGCACAAAATGTACGTTACCGGCGCCTGTGGCTCGCTTTACGACGGCGTTTCACCAGACGGAACTTCGTACAAACCGGATGACGTACAAAAGGTTCATCAGGCTTACGGAAGGGATTACCAGCTCCCGAATTACACGGCACACAACGAAACCTGCGCGAACATTGGCAATGTGCTTTGGAACTGGCGGATGCTGCAAATTACCGGCGATGCCAAGTACGCGGACATCGTGGAGCTGGCCTTGTACAACAGCGTCTTGTCCGGCATTAACCTCAAAGGAGATAAATTTCTTTATACCAACCCATTAAGCCACTCCGATTCGCTCCCTTTTGCGCAGCGCTGGTCGAAGGATAGGGTACCTTATATTTCAAAATCCAATTGCTGTCCGCCAAATACGGTGCGCACTGTTTCGGAAGTGAGCCAGTACGCTTACAGCCTGTCGGACGCAGGTGTGTTTTTCAATTTGTATGGTGGAAATAATCTGGATACAAAAATCAAAGCTGGTTCATTAAAGTTGACCCAGACAACGGATTATCCCTGGGATGGGAAAGTGAATATTTCCTTGCAGGAAGCGCCAAAAGAACCATTCTCTATGTTTCTTAGGATTCCAGGCTGGTGTGGCGACGCGAAGATATTGGTCAATGGAAAGGCGCATAATGCAAAGCTTGTTCCGGGAACCTATGCAGAAATAAAAGGCAGCTGGAAAGCGGGTGACAAAATTGAAATCACGCTTCCTATGCCAGTAAAATTGATCGAATCGAATCCATTGGTGGAGGAAACGCGAAATCAAATCGCCGTAAAGCGTGGGCCTGTTGTTTACTGCCTCGAATCCATCGACCTGCCAAAGGGAAGAAGCATTTTCGACGTCGCAATCAGTATCCAAAACAATTTAAAACCGACTCCATTAATCATTGAGAACAGTCCGGTCATGAGCCTGCAAGGTGATGCGTTGCTGGTTGACAATTCGGATTGGAGCAAGAAATTATACCGGGAAGTTTCCGCAGAAACGCCGAAAACAATCCCGGTCCGCCTGGTTCCGTACTACGCCTGGGGCAACCGGGGGCACAATGATATGTCGGTATGGTTGCCGCTGGCTCGGTAA
- a CDS encoding exo-alpha-sialidase — protein sequence MQDTKLKITTLVAVLCMQLSHAQDTIRYTGKTLVNVDYHHGALTPAIGAHSYQTLRVNRDDPGKDTAITWTYNHAPNLAYWNDTYYLNYLSNPVGEHIPPGQTLLQTSKDGRSWSKPVTLFPPYKIPDGTTKKTHSGTARDLYAVMHQRMGFYVSKSKKLLTLAYYGIALDAKDDPNDGNGIGRVVREIKKDGSFGPIYFIRPNASWKQKSDYPLFSESKDKEFVKACEELLANKLVTQQWVEEADRDDPLISLKGEYKALSAYHLQDGRVVGLWKNALTSMSADNGATWLYKPKRAPGFVNSNAKIWGQKTSDGKYATVYNPSEFRWPLAVSVSDDGINYKNLLLVNGEITSMRYGGNYKSYGPQYPRGISEGDGTPPDGKLWVSYSMNKEDIWISSIPVPIRSVAEKHATDRFHELPEGKELSEWNIYSPLWAAVGIEKGQDGAKLLSLKDSDPFDYAKAERVIPATKKLVAEISVEPKQNDHGLLDIELQDAKGTPGIRLSFDSTGNFRAKAGYRNKDLVTYKPGEKYEIKIQLNTETRLYSVTVNGRNLGNNILFAPLESVSRITFRTGDTRRFPNADTPTDQMYDLPNAGMKDREAVYYVRYLISKGS from the coding sequence ATGCAGGATACTAAACTGAAAATAACAACATTGGTGGCAGTCCTGTGCATGCAGCTTTCGCATGCGCAGGACACGATCCGTTACACAGGGAAAACTTTGGTAAATGTCGATTACCATCACGGCGCGCTTACGCCGGCGATCGGGGCACATTCCTACCAGACGTTAAGGGTAAACCGCGACGATCCGGGCAAAGACACGGCTATAACCTGGACTTATAATCACGCGCCTAATCTGGCTTACTGGAATGATACATATTATCTCAATTACCTGAGTAACCCCGTTGGCGAACACATTCCGCCGGGACAAACACTCCTGCAAACGTCGAAGGACGGTCGCTCCTGGTCGAAACCGGTTACGCTATTCCCGCCATATAAAATTCCGGACGGGACAACAAAAAAGACGCATTCCGGAACGGCCAGAGACCTTTACGCGGTGATGCATCAACGCATGGGTTTTTATGTTTCCAAAAGCAAAAAATTGCTCACACTGGCCTACTACGGCATTGCATTGGATGCCAAAGACGATCCGAACGATGGAAACGGGATTGGCCGTGTAGTTAGGGAGATCAAGAAAGATGGCAGTTTTGGACCCATTTATTTCATCAGACCGAATGCTTCCTGGAAGCAAAAATCGGATTACCCGCTGTTTTCTGAAAGCAAAGACAAGGAATTTGTCAAAGCCTGCGAAGAGTTGCTGGCGAACAAACTGGTGACACAGCAATGGGTGGAAGAAGCAGACCGGGACGATCCGTTAATATCGTTAAAAGGGGAGTATAAGGCGCTCAGTGCGTATCATTTACAAGACGGCAGAGTGGTGGGACTTTGGAAAAATGCCTTAACCAGCATGAGCGCAGACAATGGTGCGACCTGGCTTTACAAGCCTAAACGAGCGCCCGGATTTGTCAATAGTAACGCCAAAATTTGGGGGCAGAAGACATCCGACGGAAAGTATGCCACGGTTTATAATCCATCTGAATTTCGCTGGCCGTTAGCGGTTTCGGTGAGTGATGATGGGATCAATTACAAAAACCTGCTGCTCGTTAATGGTGAGATCACTTCCATGCGTTATGGCGGTAATTACAAATCTTACGGGCCGCAATATCCGCGTGGCATCAGCGAGGGCGATGGCACACCTCCCGATGGGAAGTTGTGGGTTTCATACAGCATGAACAAAGAGGATATCTGGATTTCATCTATTCCCGTGCCGATCAGGTCGGTGGCTGAAAAACATGCAACGGATCGTTTTCATGAGCTGCCGGAAGGGAAAGAGCTTTCGGAATGGAACATTTACAGTCCGCTCTGGGCCGCCGTGGGCATTGAAAAAGGGCAAGATGGCGCTAAATTGCTATCGTTAAAAGATTCAGATCCATTTGATTATGCCAAAGCAGAACGCGTGATCCCGGCGACTAAAAAACTGGTTGCGGAAATTTCTGTTGAGCCAAAACAGAATGATCATGGTTTGCTGGACATTGAGCTTCAGGATGCAAAGGGCACACCGGGCATCCGGCTTTCATTTGATTCAACAGGGAATTTCAGGGCAAAGGCCGGTTACCGAAATAAAGATCTAGTGACCTATAAGCCAGGCGAAAAATACGAGATCAAGATCCAGCTCAACACCGAAACGCGACTTTACAGCGTTACCGTTAATGGCAGGAATCTTGGTAATAACATTCTTTTTGCCCCCCTTGAATCCGTCAGCCGCATCACTTTCCGCACCGGCGACACCCGCCGTTTTCCCAACGCAGACACACCTACGGATCAAATGTATGACCTGCCGAATGCGGGCATGAAGGATCGGGAAGCGGTTTATTATGTTAGATATTTAATAAGTAAGGGAAGTTAG
- a CDS encoding RagB/SusD family nutrient uptake outer membrane protein, producing the protein MKNIIKIVTLISLVAASWGCKDSFLELAPISNPNAEIFYKTRTDFDLATNAAYNTLVTVYHPQGPVSYAGELMSDNVTIFNISGNQADKWQFRDYSLAPANTMVYQFWQDFYKSLYNINIILDKIATADIDATYKSQTEGEMLFLRSLYYFNMVRIWGDIPLVTKPVTAAEAYNILRSPSAEVYAQIIKDLNEAKAKLPATSSIVGRATKGAAQTLLGKVYLTTGDKTNAAKELKEIYDSKQYELLPSYASLWDVKNKNTKESIFEIQFLGGSATNPYSNYYLEFFPNSNALGFYGAGMNQVADDLWNEFEKSDSRKEASIDTGFVDAKGNFTAARFPKKWTDKTAPLISQNIAANNNFIVLRYADVLLMLTEATGEVSYLNEVRKRAALPLYGTAAYPAKYNTVALALEHERRAELAFEFHRWFDLKRTNRAIPVLAAKGKNVSEQKLLLPIPSIVRDQNSRITQNAGY; encoded by the coding sequence ATGAAAAATATCATAAAAATCGTCACTCTAATCAGCCTCGTGGCAGCCTCGTGGGGATGCAAAGATTCCTTCCTGGAACTTGCTCCGATCTCGAACCCGAACGCTGAGATTTTCTATAAAACAAGGACCGATTTCGACCTTGCTACCAATGCGGCTTACAACACATTGGTAACCGTTTACCACCCGCAGGGGCCCGTTTCCTACGCAGGTGAACTGATGAGCGACAATGTTACGATCTTCAATATTTCTGGAAACCAGGCCGATAAATGGCAGTTTCGCGACTATTCACTGGCTCCGGCGAATACAATGGTTTACCAGTTCTGGCAGGATTTCTACAAGTCGCTTTACAACATAAATATCATTTTAGACAAGATTGCGACGGCGGATATTGACGCCACTTATAAATCTCAGACAGAGGGCGAAATGTTGTTCCTCCGCTCGCTCTATTACTTTAATATGGTGCGGATCTGGGGCGATATTCCGTTGGTAACAAAGCCGGTAACCGCTGCTGAGGCCTATAACATTTTGAGGTCGCCTTCGGCGGAGGTCTATGCGCAGATAATCAAAGATCTGAACGAAGCCAAAGCAAAACTTCCGGCTACTTCCAGCATTGTCGGAAGGGCAACGAAAGGTGCTGCGCAAACGCTGTTAGGGAAAGTATACTTAACAACCGGCGATAAAACGAATGCTGCAAAAGAACTGAAAGAAATTTATGACAGCAAACAATACGAACTGCTTCCGTCTTATGCATCGCTTTGGGACGTAAAAAACAAAAATACCAAAGAATCAATTTTCGAAATCCAGTTTTTAGGCGGCAGCGCGACTAACCCTTACAGCAATTATTATCTCGAATTTTTCCCTAATTCCAATGCGTTAGGTTTTTACGGAGCAGGCATGAACCAGGTTGCGGACGACCTTTGGAATGAATTCGAGAAAAGCGATTCGCGGAAAGAAGCGAGCATTGACACGGGTTTCGTGGATGCAAAAGGTAATTTTACAGCCGCTAGATTTCCTAAAAAATGGACGGATAAGACAGCGCCGCTCATCAGTCAAAACATCGCAGCAAACAACAATTTCATTGTATTACGTTACGCCGACGTGCTTTTAATGCTTACTGAGGCGACAGGAGAAGTTTCCTATCTAAACGAAGTGCGGAAAAGAGCTGCATTGCCGCTTTATGGAACAGCCGCTTATCCTGCCAAATACAATACGGTTGCGCTGGCCTTGGAACACGAGCGCAGGGCGGAACTCGCCTTCGAATTTCATAGATGGTTTGACCTGAAAAGAACAAACCGTGCGATCCCAGTGCTTGCGGCCAAAGGGAAAAATGTTTCAGAACAAAAATTACTGTTGCCGATCCCGAGCATTGTCCGCGATCAGAACTCCAGAATAACGCAGAATGCAGGATACTAA
- a CDS encoding SusC/RagA family TonB-linked outer membrane protein: MKKILPIILAFILAVPVVNAQSFAVKGSVTGVTDTDPLAGVSVVIKGTQRGTTTGADGTFQIDVPDRETVLVFSFVGYQSVEETVGSRTAISVKLISESKSLEEMVVVGYGSQSKRAVTGAVISINYDKFKDRSFSNVTQSLAGTLPGVNISQSQGAPGASPVIKIRGVSSITAGTNPLIVVDGVPLENFNLNLINPQDIESIEVLKDASSAAIYGSRGSSGVILVTTKMGKPGKVSVSANVEYGSQKVVRRVKMMDAQQYIETYIDAKNNAWAAQGGKASDPNSARPATLKIPEDFTSNPQQFGKGTNWQDVMFRTAPSYNAQVTISGGTEKTQYMFSAAYLDQTAVLDANYYKRLAVRSNIKTQISKKLSVGLNLGITSIFDRTEGTQGKSDVISLGLQSNPHFPVYNENGNLGFRDPNSTWFRFTSYNDMNLWHPYSLTRELDKARKSFNTLATGFMEYEIVDNLRFRTSLSGNLYNTRNAFYWNDKQKYGYSAVLAAQGNAGDAYMFNWLSENTLTYEKKIGEHALTGLLGYTSQKQRDETMFVAANNFPNDLVHTLNAGTVTAGNTTASEWSLLSYLARVQYNFKNKYFLTGAIRRDGMSRFGEDNKWGYFPSVSAGWLISDESFLSGVSAINSLKIRASYGVTGNNQIPNYGPISLLASAPYVNGTTLANGLKVSNLANSGLRWEKTNQFNVGVDLAIFNNRVNLSAEYYNSITRDMLLFVPVPDITGFSSQLTNIGKMRNRGVELNISTKNLTGDLTWTTDFNISRNRNKVLQLGPGNAPIQYVDNVVTVRTEVGQPVSNFYGYVFDGVFNNQNEIDAYPHHSSTTPGDPKVRDVNGDGKISDADRTILGNYQPDFTAGITNTVGYKGFELSFLFQGSFGGEIANNNVRYLGTWDNGRNFFASMYNYWRSEAEPGDGKHFKPSVNYLGLQKQFSSYWVEDASFVRLRNVRVSYALPGKWSSKLRISGARVYVNAENVHLFSKYTGYDPENTTYGTTSYSSSMETAGSYSSGNAPVPGAFQGVDYGSYPLPRVITVGIKADF, encoded by the coding sequence ATGAAGAAAATCTTACCGATTATCCTGGCATTTATACTGGCGGTGCCGGTCGTAAATGCGCAGAGTTTCGCTGTGAAAGGCAGCGTGACGGGCGTTACCGACACAGACCCGCTGGCGGGTGTGAGCGTCGTGATCAAAGGAACACAACGGGGAACAACGACGGGCGCGGATGGAACATTCCAGATAGATGTGCCTGATCGGGAAACGGTTCTTGTGTTCAGTTTCGTTGGTTATCAATCCGTTGAAGAAACGGTTGGGAGCCGCACAGCTATTTCGGTGAAGCTTATTTCGGAAAGCAAGTCGTTGGAGGAAATGGTGGTCGTAGGTTATGGGTCACAAAGCAAACGGGCTGTTACCGGGGCAGTTATCTCCATCAATTATGACAAATTCAAAGACCGCTCTTTTAGTAATGTGACGCAATCCCTTGCCGGAACTTTACCGGGGGTCAACATTTCGCAATCACAAGGTGCGCCGGGCGCTTCGCCGGTGATTAAAATTCGCGGCGTCAGCTCGATTACAGCAGGCACGAATCCGCTGATCGTTGTGGACGGCGTTCCGCTGGAAAACTTCAATTTAAACCTTATTAATCCACAGGATATCGAGTCGATCGAGGTTTTAAAGGATGCTTCTTCGGCTGCGATTTACGGTTCAAGAGGTTCCAGCGGCGTAATCCTGGTTACGACCAAAATGGGCAAGCCGGGGAAAGTCAGCGTGAGTGCAAATGTTGAATATGGATCGCAGAAAGTGGTTCGCCGCGTCAAAATGATGGACGCGCAGCAGTATATTGAGACTTACATTGATGCAAAAAATAATGCATGGGCTGCGCAAGGAGGAAAGGCAAGTGATCCCAACAGCGCCAGGCCGGCAACTCTAAAAATTCCGGAAGATTTTACGAGCAACCCGCAACAATTTGGCAAAGGCACAAACTGGCAGGATGTCATGTTCCGCACGGCGCCGTCCTATAATGCGCAGGTAACGATTTCGGGCGGCACTGAGAAAACGCAATACATGTTTTCCGCCGCTTATCTGGATCAGACTGCGGTTTTGGATGCGAATTATTACAAACGTCTGGCTGTAAGATCCAACATTAAAACCCAGATCAGCAAAAAGTTAAGTGTCGGTCTGAACCTCGGTATCACTTCTATTTTTGACCGTACGGAAGGAACGCAGGGAAAGAGTGATGTAATCAGTCTCGGTTTACAGAGTAACCCGCATTTTCCGGTCTATAATGAAAATGGCAACCTCGGTTTCCGTGATCCGAATTCTACATGGTTTCGTTTTACGTCTTATAACGACATGAATTTATGGCATCCGTATTCGCTCACGAGAGAGCTCGACAAGGCGAGAAAGTCTTTTAACACACTTGCAACGGGCTTTATGGAGTATGAGATCGTGGATAATCTGCGGTTCAGAACCAGCCTTAGCGGTAACCTTTATAATACGCGCAATGCCTTTTATTGGAATGATAAACAAAAATATGGTTACTCGGCTGTGCTTGCAGCACAGGGAAATGCGGGCGATGCTTACATGTTCAATTGGCTAAGCGAGAATACATTGACCTACGAAAAGAAGATCGGAGAACATGCACTGACGGGCCTTTTGGGTTATACGAGTCAAAAACAGCGCGACGAAACCATGTTCGTGGCCGCCAATAATTTCCCTAACGACTTGGTTCACACGCTGAACGCGGGAACCGTAACTGCTGGAAATACAACAGCCAGTGAATGGTCGCTGCTCTCATATCTGGCAAGGGTCCAATACAATTTTAAGAACAAATATTTTCTGACCGGTGCGATTCGCCGCGATGGCATGTCGCGTTTTGGTGAGGATAACAAATGGGGTTATTTCCCTTCTGTATCAGCGGGTTGGCTGATTTCGGACGAAAGCTTTTTATCCGGTGTAAGCGCCATTAACAGCCTGAAAATCCGCGCTAGTTATGGGGTGACGGGAAACAACCAGATCCCGAACTACGGACCGATCAGTTTGCTTGCTTCTGCGCCTTATGTGAACGGGACAACGCTTGCTAATGGTTTGAAAGTGAGTAATCTCGCCAATTCAGGGCTGAGATGGGAGAAGACGAACCAGTTCAATGTGGGTGTGGATCTGGCGATATTTAATAACCGGGTCAATCTGTCGGCTGAATATTATAATTCCATTACGCGTGATATGCTCCTTTTCGTGCCGGTTCCTGATATAACCGGCTTTTCATCCCAATTGACAAACATTGGTAAAATGCGCAACCGGGGTGTGGAATTGAATATCTCCACGAAAAACCTGACAGGCGATTTAACCTGGACGACGGATTTCAACATATCTAGAAACCGCAATAAAGTGCTGCAACTCGGGCCAGGCAATGCGCCGATTCAGTATGTGGATAATGTGGTTACGGTCCGTACGGAAGTTGGGCAGCCTGTTTCGAATTTTTACGGATATGTTTTCGACGGCGTTTTCAACAATCAAAACGAAATAGACGCTTACCCGCACCACAGCAGCACAACACCTGGCGATCCGAAAGTGCGCGACGTGAATGGAGATGGTAAAATTTCAGATGCCGATCGGACGATCTTGGGAAATTACCAACCTGATTTCACTGCCGGGATCACCAATACGGTTGGTTATAAGGGTTTTGAGCTTTCGTTTTTGTTCCAGGGGTCGTTTGGCGGAGAGATTGCCAATAACAATGTGCGCTACTTAGGCACCTGGGATAACGGCCGCAATTTCTTTGCGAGCATGTATAATTACTGGCGTTCGGAAGCGGAACCGGGGGACGGCAAACATTTCAAGCCTTCGGTGAATTACCTGGGTCTTCAGAAACAATTCTCGTCTTACTGGGTAGAGGACGCATCTTTTGTGAGGTTGAGGAATGTGAGAGTCTCGTATGCATTGCCTGGAAAATGGAGCAGTAAGCTCAGAATCAGCGGTGCCAGGGTTTACGTGAATGCTGAAAATGTGCATTTATTTAGCAAATACACAGGTTATGACCCCGAGAACACCACTTACGGAACGACGTCATATAGCAGCAGCATGGAAACTGCCGGTTCGTATAGCAGCGGAAATGCGCCGGTGCCTGGAGCCTTTCAGGGCGTAGATTATGGATCCTATCCATTGCCCAGAGTGATTACGGTTGGGATTAAGGCTGATTTTTAA